In a genomic window of Leifsonia xyli subsp. cynodontis DSM 46306:
- a CDS encoding GntR family transcriptional regulator, which produces MPLPESASAGGVGRPLSRTSAYEAIKNAILSGVLLPGERLDAKELERWLGVSKTPIRQAVQALVGEGLIVIAPQSHTTVVAPVSEQRIVYSQALGGLLLGLASVAADRISVEDRSALADRIDPLLAAIADRDVDRTIATAGSFFHQWLDHSASPPYIDMMQSTATTFRYHLSVLGRAEGFAWETIGPGYARLQRALIDGDQPGVEQELKALFDLS; this is translated from the coding sequence ATGCCCCTCCCCGAATCGGCGTCCGCCGGTGGCGTCGGGCGTCCGCTCTCGCGGACCTCGGCCTATGAGGCCATCAAGAACGCGATTCTGAGCGGTGTGCTCCTCCCCGGCGAGAGGCTGGACGCGAAGGAGCTGGAACGGTGGCTCGGCGTCTCCAAGACACCGATCCGGCAGGCGGTCCAGGCACTTGTGGGGGAAGGGCTCATCGTCATCGCGCCGCAGTCGCACACCACGGTCGTCGCGCCCGTCTCCGAACAGCGCATCGTCTACTCGCAGGCTCTCGGCGGGCTGCTCCTCGGCCTCGCCAGTGTGGCGGCCGACCGGATCTCCGTGGAGGACCGGTCGGCCCTGGCCGATCGCATCGATCCGCTTCTGGCCGCCATCGCGGACCGGGACGTCGACCGGACGATCGCCACCGCCGGATCCTTCTTCCACCAGTGGCTGGACCACAGCGCGAGCCCGCCCTACATCGACATGATGCAGAGCACAGCCACCACCTTCAGATACCATCTCTCGGTGCTCGGCCGGGCGGAAGGCTTCGCCTGGGAGACCATCGGCCCCGGGTACGCGCGGTTGCAGCGGGCACTGATCGACGGCGACCAGCCCGGTGTGGAGCAGGAGCTCAAAGCGCTGTTCGATCTCTCCTGA
- a CDS encoding GH25 family lysozyme, with product MRSGLLSALTAATLALGLGGSLSAAAAEPDRDGDPARDHSGSTLTHDDVLRVMPRSQQLTPAFAFLRGNDVSAWQPDVDWSDVVSKGAHFVYIKATEDDDYVSSQYEAQWTGAGDAGLYRGAYHFARPFWSDGASQAKHFMASIHGWKPGARLLPPMVDLEHRCSSLTQPWAIKKCQAMTPEDIVKWIHDFVSVVEQEAGVKPVIYTNPSWWKEYTGDITDFASYPLFIAHWMSDVSGGPGALPGGWVDWTLWQHWDDASGYTGPGDLLPGDQDLFHGTETALQRFSDDVYAAVTVSPSAVEPGGKVTVSGKGFAPKESVSVALGTAPGTTVTADGVGDFTAQASVPGDQPAGPLTVTAVGAESGASASGAVTVQALSPSPAIAPTVALSQPAPRPGTLFTATGSGFAASDAVTITLHSSPRVLGETAADASGAFAVALRLPADVTLGAHTLEFSGASGQTVQLPLTVEASPAVHSAAGSSSARVILADTGDRIDDILDLTVAMLGVGVIVLGLVRLRKRSPWQAR from the coding sequence GTGCGCTCAGGCTTGCTCTCGGCCCTCACCGCCGCGACCCTGGCGCTGGGGCTCGGCGGTTCCCTCTCCGCCGCGGCCGCCGAGCCGGACAGAGACGGCGATCCCGCCCGCGACCACTCCGGCAGCACGCTCACCCACGATGACGTCCTGCGGGTGATGCCGCGATCGCAGCAGCTGACCCCCGCCTTCGCCTTTCTGCGGGGCAACGACGTGAGCGCCTGGCAGCCGGATGTCGACTGGAGCGATGTCGTGTCGAAGGGCGCCCATTTCGTCTACATCAAAGCGACCGAGGACGACGACTACGTGAGCTCCCAGTACGAGGCGCAGTGGACGGGCGCCGGAGACGCCGGCCTCTATCGGGGTGCGTATCACTTCGCGCGGCCATTCTGGTCGGACGGCGCATCGCAGGCGAAGCATTTCATGGCGTCCATCCACGGCTGGAAGCCCGGCGCACGCCTCCTGCCGCCGATGGTCGACCTGGAGCACCGCTGCTCCAGCCTGACCCAGCCCTGGGCGATCAAGAAATGCCAGGCGATGACCCCGGAGGACATCGTCAAGTGGATCCACGACTTCGTCTCCGTGGTGGAGCAGGAGGCTGGTGTCAAACCGGTCATCTACACCAACCCGTCCTGGTGGAAGGAGTACACCGGCGACATCACGGACTTCGCCTCCTACCCGTTGTTCATCGCCCACTGGATGTCGGACGTGTCGGGCGGCCCCGGAGCGCTGCCCGGCGGGTGGGTCGACTGGACGCTGTGGCAGCACTGGGACGATGCGAGCGGCTACACGGGGCCGGGTGACCTCCTGCCGGGCGACCAGGACCTGTTCCACGGCACGGAGACGGCGCTCCAGCGCTTCTCCGATGACGTGTACGCGGCGGTGACGGTCTCGCCCAGCGCTGTCGAGCCCGGCGGCAAGGTCACCGTCAGCGGCAAGGGCTTCGCGCCGAAGGAGAGCGTCTCGGTCGCGCTCGGAACGGCGCCCGGGACGACGGTGACGGCCGATGGCGTCGGTGACTTCACCGCGCAGGCCTCGGTTCCCGGCGATCAGCCGGCCGGCCCGCTGACCGTGACCGCGGTCGGTGCGGAATCCGGCGCCAGCGCGAGCGGCGCGGTCACGGTCCAAGCGCTGTCGCCGTCTCCGGCGATCGCCCCGACCGTCGCGCTCTCGCAGCCGGCGCCGCGGCCGGGAACGCTGTTCACCGCCACCGGCTCGGGTTTCGCCGCTTCGGACGCGGTCACGATCACCCTGCACTCGTCTCCGCGTGTGCTCGGCGAGACGGCGGCGGACGCTTCGGGCGCTTTCGCTGTCGCGCTGCGTCTGCCGGCCGATGTGACACTGGGCGCTCACACGCTCGAGTTCTCCGGCGCGTCCGGCCAGACCGTGCAGCTGCCCCTCACCGTCGAGGCCTCCCCGGCCGTCCACAGCGCAGCCGGGTCGAGTTCCGCACGGGTGATCCTCGCCGACACCGGAGACCGCATCGACGACATCCTCGATCTCACTGTCGCCATGCTCGGCGTTGGCGTGATCGTGCTCGGACTGGTCCGCCTGCGGAAGCGTTCGCCCTGGCAGGCACGGTGA
- a CDS encoding RCC1 domain-containing protein produces MTRSSSARTARRAAFAAAGLCAALALAATTASTTAGFTDSTFASSALTTMTPSLTIAPVPSNQTFGSTLYLNAAGEVYLAGDRTTGDGAGGLSTAASATPTKVAFPADVHIVDAIGSTNDFTYAGRDTTAYIALDSTGGVWTWGRPFNSTAYLGRGSLSATDAAKPGKVTRTNSGKPLPAIASVRRIENQFLALDNDGTLWAWGWGGENLPIVSSAKGSYSYPIKANSTTMTHGYWTSCETGANALGDVRWRSIWSGKNVDGAVAQNGLVYTWGWENTDGLTPTVSSDTCPTVNEGLNRVLFQNYPGIYKTAAGESYDERALTTEAARHQRFLDIVANTKNATVCTGVNTGIVTDDSGCPVRQLAFHAASMHLLTKDGSLYSVSLRRIGDGYFDAQGWLRSLLGRTASEDSTRPDYAYRPQRVSFAGTSATVSSLSSGIGHVTAVLSDGTVWGWGINRYCQAIGGRGPSGSGACDVLGANDKVIQPTKVVGLDKVRAASVSASACATWVTGTDGSIHTWGGGRLSGSSFYVCGDNGAYGSTSYDFTEVSPDAPFANPITGVSVGTTRILKGSAP; encoded by the coding sequence ATGACCCGCAGCTCATCCGCACGCACGGCGCGCCGCGCGGCGTTCGCCGCGGCCGGCCTCTGCGCCGCCCTTGCCCTGGCCGCCACGACCGCATCGACCACCGCCGGCTTCACCGACTCGACGTTCGCTTCGTCCGCGCTCACCACGATGACGCCTTCGCTCACCATCGCGCCCGTTCCCTCCAACCAGACCTTCGGCTCCACGCTCTACCTGAACGCCGCCGGCGAGGTGTACCTGGCGGGCGACCGGACGACCGGAGACGGCGCGGGCGGGCTGAGCACAGCGGCGAGCGCCACCCCGACCAAAGTGGCTTTCCCGGCGGATGTCCACATCGTGGACGCGATCGGCAGCACGAACGACTTCACCTACGCCGGCCGCGACACCACCGCCTATATCGCCCTCGACAGCACGGGCGGAGTGTGGACCTGGGGCAGACCGTTCAATTCCACCGCTTATCTCGGACGCGGCTCGCTGTCGGCCACCGACGCCGCCAAACCGGGGAAAGTGACACGGACGAACAGCGGCAAGCCGCTGCCGGCGATCGCCAGTGTCCGCCGCATCGAGAATCAGTTCCTCGCACTGGACAACGACGGAACGCTGTGGGCCTGGGGCTGGGGCGGCGAGAACCTCCCGATCGTCTCGAGCGCCAAAGGCAGCTACTCCTACCCCATCAAAGCGAACTCGACGACGATGACCCACGGCTACTGGACGAGCTGCGAGACCGGCGCGAACGCGCTGGGCGATGTGCGCTGGCGCTCCATCTGGAGCGGCAAGAACGTGGACGGGGCCGTCGCACAGAACGGTCTCGTCTACACCTGGGGCTGGGAGAACACCGACGGCCTCACGCCGACCGTCTCCAGCGACACCTGCCCGACGGTGAACGAGGGCCTCAACCGTGTGCTCTTCCAGAACTACCCCGGGATCTACAAGACGGCCGCCGGAGAGAGCTATGATGAGAGAGCGCTCACCACCGAGGCCGCCCGGCACCAGCGCTTCCTCGACATCGTGGCGAACACGAAGAACGCCACAGTCTGCACGGGAGTGAACACGGGCATCGTCACCGACGACTCCGGATGTCCCGTCCGCCAGCTCGCGTTCCACGCGGCATCGATGCATCTGCTCACGAAGGACGGCAGCCTCTACTCCGTCTCGCTGCGCCGCATCGGCGACGGCTACTTCGACGCTCAGGGCTGGCTGCGCTCACTCCTCGGACGCACGGCCAGCGAGGACTCCACTCGTCCCGACTACGCCTACCGCCCCCAGAGAGTCAGCTTCGCCGGCACCTCGGCGACGGTCTCCTCCCTCTCCTCCGGCATCGGCCACGTCACCGCGGTGCTCAGCGACGGCACCGTCTGGGGCTGGGGCATCAACCGGTACTGCCAGGCGATCGGCGGACGCGGGCCGTCCGGCAGCGGCGCCTGCGACGTCCTCGGCGCGAACGACAAGGTCATCCAGCCGACGAAGGTCGTTGGGCTCGACAAGGTGCGAGCCGCTTCGGTCTCAGCTTCCGCCTGCGCGACCTGGGTCACCGGCACGGACGGCTCGATCCACACCTGGGGCGGTGGCCGGCTGAGCGGCAGCTCCTTCTACGTCTGCGGCGACAACGGCGCCTACGGCTCCACGTCCTACGACTTCACCGAGGTCAGCCCGGACGCACCGTTCGCGAACCCGATCACGGGCGTATCGGTCGGCACGACGCGCATCCTGAAGGGGAGCGCTCCGTAG
- a CDS encoding signal peptidase I, protein MTSVTLTEDPFPTQDRRRSVSHRVRPLLVLRSIVLWLAAIVGAASIVIVSCCALFQLRPEVVVSGSMEPALPVGSLVLATETPGAELRPGDIVTVARPGGRGLVTHRVVSTEFVDGRTSIVLKGDANASPDPEPYLVSSAGKVVATLPVAGYVAAVMKTPLGIATIVVLVGVVIALGFGGRRKA, encoded by the coding sequence ATGACCAGCGTCACCCTCACCGAGGACCCCTTCCCGACACAAGACCGGCGCCGGTCCGTGTCGCACCGGGTCCGCCCCCTGCTCGTCCTCCGCTCGATCGTCCTCTGGCTGGCCGCCATCGTCGGCGCCGCGAGCATCGTGATCGTCTCCTGCTGCGCGCTCTTCCAGCTGCGCCCCGAAGTCGTCGTCTCCGGCTCGATGGAGCCGGCGCTGCCGGTCGGCTCGCTCGTGCTCGCCACCGAGACACCGGGAGCAGAGCTCCGCCCCGGCGATATCGTGACGGTGGCGCGGCCGGGCGGCCGCGGCCTCGTCACGCACCGGGTCGTCTCGACGGAGTTCGTCGACGGCCGGACCAGCATCGTGCTCAAGGGCGATGCCAACGCCAGCCCCGACCCGGAGCCTTATCTGGTGAGCAGCGCCGGCAAAGTCGTCGCGACCCTCCCGGTCGCCGGCTATGTGGCCGCAGTCATGAAGACTCCGCTGGGCATCGCCACGATCGTGGTCCTCGTGGGCGTCGTCATCGCCCTCGGTTTCGGCGGACGCCGAAAAGCCTGA
- a CDS encoding LuxR C-terminal-related transcriptional regulator, producing MFNYELRTLVASVRSGRSAHVVGPGGVGASTLLRALASQLEAEGYAVLVITGAPYTRSIDFFPLQQALLTLPSQPSLRSFSGLIDAVSADLAATPLRAVILDGIENIDSGTLSVVQAAADRTSAPVVFSRSVTIGALVRADIHYTRYPGRRIDLRPLDFVGTAALVQDRLAHQPDTEIVSRVFAKSGGITGLSLAIVDGAVDSDLIELRGNRWTMTGQSLWSSSIDAWLETRFATLDAIAFDGLEHLALAHTSPQPKACTRVAEDTMKELEGHGLVSILTTSAGRSVALMPPALNDYFREASGYGVARLHPDASDAEGSARSPQDTDVALSVRGFHEHVNESLLAYAAAWEAAPTIGAALPYVQTLMDVPRSDRTLRTVFDNTPLCSAKTPEEAFDFTFLRAIWSTQASRRSPGFSEQFAELARLFPVWVPALGIFTRLLAEGAVSVGDDPVAAFAQTGIVGTPGEALCMATFAYVNLIEGTFAAAAEWAARVPPSDLLVVGRFQGFVEALTALVAGDENGALHRSLRALHEAQSDRDHGGILLHAYVATLSLLGLARWQEALEVVDSALAFGPSGASNSGLYRALLWIGSFINLWLGENGLASFFEAEAESLNTPDDALPGMQKGIGAVIRQLIAGDPTSAMETMRTLAERLSQQRNLFAALMTVRIGLAIWPETSSFELFGDLMMRAYGTEPRRLLALANASFTDAGKLVALAQDFGQNANTPLAILILAARGRQEHETPSELTEAIQLALTTLEADADIPVVAAQPALQDRSQRVDLLTVRETEIALLASTHSNAAIASRLGLSVRTVENHIHSALKKTGTANRQELFSVLRR from the coding sequence ATGTTCAACTATGAACTCCGCACCCTCGTAGCCTCCGTGCGGTCCGGGCGCTCAGCCCACGTCGTCGGGCCGGGAGGCGTCGGAGCATCGACCCTGCTCCGTGCCCTGGCCTCGCAACTCGAAGCCGAGGGATACGCCGTCCTGGTCATCACGGGCGCTCCCTACACCCGGTCCATCGATTTCTTCCCCCTCCAGCAGGCCCTCCTCACTCTTCCCTCCCAGCCCAGCCTGCGCTCCTTCTCGGGCCTCATCGACGCCGTCTCGGCGGATCTCGCGGCCACGCCGCTGCGCGCGGTCATCCTCGACGGCATCGAGAACATCGACTCGGGCACGCTCAGCGTCGTGCAGGCAGCCGCCGACCGCACCAGCGCGCCTGTCGTCTTCTCCAGAAGCGTGACCATCGGCGCCCTCGTGCGGGCCGACATCCATTACACCCGCTACCCCGGACGCCGGATCGACCTGCGTCCACTCGATTTCGTCGGGACGGCGGCACTGGTCCAAGACCGGCTCGCGCACCAGCCGGACACCGAGATCGTCTCCCGCGTCTTCGCCAAATCCGGCGGGATCACCGGGCTCTCTCTCGCCATCGTGGACGGCGCTGTCGACAGCGACTTGATCGAACTGCGCGGCAACCGCTGGACGATGACGGGCCAGAGTCTGTGGAGCAGCAGCATCGACGCGTGGCTGGAGACCCGCTTCGCCACACTCGACGCGATCGCTTTCGATGGGCTGGAGCACCTCGCCCTCGCCCACACGTCGCCACAGCCCAAAGCCTGCACCCGCGTCGCCGAAGACACGATGAAAGAGCTGGAAGGCCACGGCCTGGTCTCGATCCTGACGACCTCGGCGGGCCGCAGCGTCGCGCTCATGCCGCCGGCGCTCAACGACTACTTCCGCGAAGCCTCCGGCTACGGCGTCGCACGGCTGCATCCCGATGCCAGCGACGCCGAAGGTTCGGCACGGTCTCCGCAAGACACGGATGTCGCCCTCTCCGTGCGCGGGTTCCACGAGCACGTCAACGAGAGCCTCCTCGCATACGCGGCCGCCTGGGAGGCTGCGCCAACCATCGGCGCAGCGCTGCCGTACGTGCAGACGCTCATGGATGTGCCGCGCAGCGACCGCACGCTGCGCACCGTGTTCGACAACACGCCGCTCTGTTCCGCGAAGACACCCGAGGAAGCGTTCGATTTCACCTTCCTGCGGGCGATCTGGTCCACCCAGGCCAGCCGGCGGAGTCCCGGCTTCTCCGAACAGTTCGCAGAGCTGGCTCGCCTCTTCCCCGTGTGGGTCCCCGCTCTCGGCATCTTCACCCGCTTGCTGGCCGAGGGGGCCGTGAGCGTCGGCGACGACCCGGTCGCGGCGTTCGCCCAGACCGGCATCGTCGGGACGCCGGGAGAAGCCCTCTGCATGGCGACGTTCGCCTACGTCAATCTGATCGAGGGCACGTTCGCGGCGGCGGCCGAATGGGCAGCGCGCGTCCCCCCCTCCGACCTGCTGGTCGTGGGCCGCTTCCAGGGGTTCGTGGAGGCGCTCACGGCGCTCGTCGCCGGCGACGAGAACGGCGCCCTCCATCGCAGTCTCCGGGCGCTCCACGAGGCCCAGAGCGACCGCGATCACGGCGGCATCCTGCTGCACGCCTATGTCGCTACCCTCTCGCTGCTCGGTCTGGCCCGCTGGCAGGAAGCCCTCGAGGTCGTGGACAGCGCCCTCGCCTTCGGGCCGTCCGGCGCCTCGAACAGCGGCCTCTACCGCGCACTGCTCTGGATCGGCTCTTTCATCAATCTCTGGCTCGGCGAGAACGGGCTGGCGTCGTTCTTCGAAGCGGAGGCGGAGAGCCTGAACACCCCCGACGACGCTCTCCCCGGGATGCAGAAGGGCATCGGCGCGGTCATCCGCCAGCTCATCGCCGGCGACCCGACCTCGGCGATGGAGACCATGCGCACCCTGGCGGAGAGGCTCAGCCAGCAGCGCAATCTCTTCGCCGCCCTCATGACGGTCCGGATCGGCCTGGCGATCTGGCCGGAAACCTCCAGCTTCGAGCTGTTCGGCGACCTCATGATGCGCGCCTACGGCACCGAGCCCCGCCGCCTCCTCGCCCTGGCCAACGCCTCGTTCACCGACGCGGGGAAGCTCGTCGCGCTCGCCCAGGACTTCGGCCAGAACGCCAACACCCCGCTCGCCATCCTCATCCTCGCAGCTCGCGGCCGCCAAGAGCACGAGACCCCCTCCGAGCTCACCGAGGCCATTCAGCTCGCGCTGACGACCCTTGAAGCGGATGCCGACATCCCCGTCGTCGCTGCCCAGCCCGCCCTTCAGGACCGGTCCCAGCGCGTGGACTTGCTGACCGTGCGCGAGACCGAGATCGCCCTCCTCGCCTCGACCCACTCCAACGCGGCGATCGCCTCCCGCCTGGGCCTGAGCGTCCGCACCGTGGAGAACCACATCCACAGCGCGCTCAAGAAGACCGGCACCGCGAATCGGCAAGAGCTGTTCTCGGTGCTGCGACGGTAG
- a CDS encoding Ig domain-containing protein codes for MTAGAQAGVRLSGLRPSLRLAGGGVRSVVTTPVFTSGAPVAGTAGVEYAFTVTVEGLGSITFAVTSGSLPAGLSLDASSGKISGIPTTPGTATFAITASNPYGSATQKDTITIASAAPAPAAAAPPAVAKRSGAVLAGDLARTGSEAATSLALGGCGALSLLVVGAMMMMITRRQPLGGR; via the coding sequence GTGACAGCAGGAGCGCAGGCGGGCGTCCGGCTCAGCGGCCTCCGGCCGTCCCTCCGGCTCGCCGGTGGCGGTGTGCGTTCGGTCGTGACCACACCGGTGTTCACCTCGGGCGCTCCGGTGGCCGGGACGGCCGGGGTGGAATACGCGTTCACGGTGACGGTGGAAGGGCTCGGATCGATCACCTTCGCGGTCACTTCCGGCTCTCTGCCTGCGGGGCTGTCGCTGGATGCCTCCAGCGGGAAGATCTCCGGTATCCCGACGACGCCGGGGACGGCGACGTTCGCGATCACCGCGTCGAACCCCTATGGAAGCGCAACCCAAAAAGACACGATCACGATCGCGAGCGCCGCACCGGCGCCTGCGGCAGCCGCACCGCCGGCCGTGGCGAAACGTTCGGGGGCGGTCCTCGCCGGCGATTTGGCTCGCACGGGCTCGGAGGCAGCGACCTCGCTGGCGCTGGGCGGCTGTGGCGCTCTCTCGCTGCTCGTCGTCGGAGCGATGATGATGATGATCACTCGACGTCAACCGCTCGGCGGGCGTTGA